A single window of Vigna radiata var. radiata cultivar VC1973A chromosome 4, Vradiata_ver6, whole genome shotgun sequence DNA harbors:
- the LOC106758101 gene encoding uncharacterized protein LOC106758101 isoform X2, with amino-acid sequence MESSVIAAAKALSLLSRLAAKVRWPGLFDGVDSATEDWIIDQMHTVRPVVETGYENLLLVRLLLESRTPSIRKSSVSEGLTVEVILEKWSKLKPIIMEEWGENRDALIDLFGKVRDEWLEQDFAGWIGANRIYPGVSDALKFASSRVYIVTTKQGRFADALLRELAGVTIPPDRIYGLGTGPKVEVLKQLQKKSEHQGLTLHFVEDRLATLKNVIKEPELDQWNLYLGNWGYNTQQEREEAAAIPRIHVLELSDFSNKLK; translated from the exons ATGGAATCATCTGTGATAGCTGCGGCGAAAGCTCTGTCTCTGCTGTCAAGGCTG GCTGCCAAAGTGAGATGGCCTGGTTTGTTTGACGGGGTGGATTCGGCCACAGAAGATTGGATTATTGACCAGATGCACACA GTGCGACCAGTTGTGGAAACAGGATATGAAAATCTTTTACTCGTGAGACTGTTGCTTGAGAGCAGAACACCTTCTATCCGGAAATCTTCG GTTTCAGAGGGGCTCACGGTTGAGGTTATACTAGAGAAATGGTCCAAGTTGAAGCCTATTATTATGGAAGAATGGGGTGAGAATAGGGATGCTCTGATAGATCTTTTTGGAAAGGTCAGAGATGAATGGTTGGAGCAGGATTTTGCTGGTTGGATTGGTGCAAACAG AATATATCCTGGTGTTTCTGATGCCTTAAAATTTGCAAGCTCGAGAGTGTACATTGTCACCACAAAACAG GGCCGTTTTGCTGATGCCTTACTCCGAGAGCTTGCCGGAGTGACCATACCACCAGATAGAATATATGGCCTTGGAACGGG TCCCAAGGTAGAGGTTCTGAAGCAGCTCCAAAAGAAGTCAGAGCACCAAGGACTGACACTACA CTTTGTTGAAGACCGGCTAGCTACATTAAAAAATGTCATCAAAGAGCCTGAATTAGACCAATGGAACTTGTATCTAG GGAATTGGGGTTACAACACCCAACAAGAAAGAGAGGAAGCCGCAGCTATCCCCAGAATTCATGTTCTTGAGCTCTCTGATTTCAGCAATAAGTTAAAATAG
- the LOC106759510 gene encoding uncharacterized protein LOC106759510, with the protein MGHLYALDFDGVICDSCGETAISALKAAKLRWPSLFDGVDSTIEDWIVDQMITVRPVVETGYETLLLVRLLLETRVPSIRKSSVSKGLAVEDILENWFKLKPVIMEEWNENNREDLIDLFGKVRDEWLERDFTGWIGANRLYPGVADALRFASSKVYIVTTKQGRFADALLRELAGVTLPPERLYGLGTGPKVKVLKKLQEMPEHKGLTLHFVEDRFATLKNVIKEPELDNWNLYLVNWGFNTQKEREEAAANPRIQVLELSDFSSKLV; encoded by the exons ATGGGTCACCTCTATGCTTTGGACTTTGATGGAGTTATCTGTGACAGTTGTGGGGAGACTGCAATCTCTGCTCTCAAG GCTGCCAAGTTGAGATGGCCTTCCTTGTTTGATGGTGTGGATTCAACCATAGAAGATTGGATTGTTGATCAGATGATTACA GTACGTCCAGTTGTTGAAACTGGATATGAAACTCTTCTACTTGTAAGGTTGTTGCTTGAGACTAGGGTTCCTTCCATCAGGAAGTCTTCG GTTTCAAAGGGGCTTGCAGTTGAGGATATACTGGAGAACTGGTTCAAATTGAAGCCTGTTATTATGGAAGAATGGAATGAGAATAATAGAGAAGATCTGATAGACCTTTTTGGGAAAGTCAGAGATGAATGGCTGGAGAGGGATTTCACTGGTTGGATTGGAGCAAACAG ACTATATCCTGGTGTTGCTGATGCATTGAGATTTGCAAGCTCAAAAGTGTACATTGTTACCACAAAACAG GGCCGCTTTGCTGATGCTTTACTAAGAGAGCTTGCTGGAGTCACTCTACCACCAGAACGATTATATGGCTTAGGAACTGG TCCCAAGGTAAAAGTGTTAAAGAAGCTTCAGGAAATGCCAGAACACAAAGGGCTGACGCTACA CTTTGTGGAAGATAGGTTTGCAACCCTAAAGAATGTCATCAAAGAACCCGAGTTGGATAACTGGAATTTGTATCTAG TGAATTGGGGTTTCAACACtcaaaaagagagagaagaagcaGCAGCCAACCCTAGGATTCAAGTTCTTGAGCTTTCTGACTTCAGTAGCAAGCTGGTATAG
- the LOC106758101 gene encoding uncharacterized protein LOC106758101 isoform X1 has translation MGELYALDFDGIICDSCGESSVSAVKAAKVRWPGLFDGVDSATEDWIIDQMHTVRPVVETGYENLLLVRLLLESRTPSIRKSSVSEGLTVEVILEKWSKLKPIIMEEWGENRDALIDLFGKVRDEWLEQDFAGWIGANRIYPGVSDALKFASSRVYIVTTKQGRFADALLRELAGVTIPPDRIYGLGTGPKVEVLKQLQKKSEHQGLTLHFVEDRLATLKNVIKEPELDQWNLYLGNWGYNTQQEREEAAAIPRIHVLELSDFSNKLK, from the exons ATGGGTGAACTTTACGCGTTGGACTTCGATGGAATCATCTGTGATAGCTGCGGCGAAAGCTCTGTCTCTGCTGTCAAG GCTGCCAAAGTGAGATGGCCTGGTTTGTTTGACGGGGTGGATTCGGCCACAGAAGATTGGATTATTGACCAGATGCACACA GTGCGACCAGTTGTGGAAACAGGATATGAAAATCTTTTACTCGTGAGACTGTTGCTTGAGAGCAGAACACCTTCTATCCGGAAATCTTCG GTTTCAGAGGGGCTCACGGTTGAGGTTATACTAGAGAAATGGTCCAAGTTGAAGCCTATTATTATGGAAGAATGGGGTGAGAATAGGGATGCTCTGATAGATCTTTTTGGAAAGGTCAGAGATGAATGGTTGGAGCAGGATTTTGCTGGTTGGATTGGTGCAAACAG AATATATCCTGGTGTTTCTGATGCCTTAAAATTTGCAAGCTCGAGAGTGTACATTGTCACCACAAAACAG GGCCGTTTTGCTGATGCCTTACTCCGAGAGCTTGCCGGAGTGACCATACCACCAGATAGAATATATGGCCTTGGAACGGG TCCCAAGGTAGAGGTTCTGAAGCAGCTCCAAAAGAAGTCAGAGCACCAAGGACTGACACTACA CTTTGTTGAAGACCGGCTAGCTACATTAAAAAATGTCATCAAAGAGCCTGAATTAGACCAATGGAACTTGTATCTAG GGAATTGGGGTTACAACACCCAACAAGAAAGAGAGGAAGCCGCAGCTATCCCCAGAATTCATGTTCTTGAGCTCTCTGATTTCAGCAATAAGTTAAAATAG
- the LOC106759511 gene encoding uncharacterized protein LOC106759511: MLTLSFITLHTNTLLHFQSFHIHFIIFLMTFKRLHTLLLFLLLASYFSHFALAGKRKVHITDDLDDVFDDEEDDAWKEWGKKPQPSFPPSDISKMDPSQIQEEMKKRHSGPVIGFVKLRLGVRRSPDMVAEFAMKWTHILRTGAVGVRFMGVDLNTIMFNLESIKDLEELKEFVLDQSEAYEIKMGDEFFRRPGDPPLDEVIEKLNSEKAKAENADTEEIDQNDKTEL; this comes from the exons ATGCTAACACTTTCATTCATAACACTTCACACAAACACTCTTCTCCATTTCCAGTCCTTTCACATtcatttcatcatcttcctaATGACATTCAAACGCCTTCACACTCTCCTTCTCTTTCTCCTCCTTGCCTCCTATTTTTCCCATTTTGCCCTCGCCGGAAAGCGCAAGGTCCACATCACCGACGACTTGGACGACGTCTTCGACGACGAGGAGGACGATGCGTGGAAGGAATGGGGCAAGAAACCTCAACCCTCTTTTCCCCCCTCCGATATTTCCAAGATGGATCCCTCGCAGATTCAGGAGGAGATGAAGAAGCGCCATTCCGGACCTGTCATTGGATTCGTCAAGCTCCGACTTGGGGTTCGCCGGTCTCCG GACATGGTAGCTGAATTTGCCATGAAATGGACACATATCCTGAGAACTGGAGCGGTTGGAGTAAGGTTTATGGGTGTTGATCTGAATACAATCATGTTCAACTTGGAAAGCATCAAAGACTTGGAGGAG TTGAAGGAATTTGTCTTGGACCAATCAGAGGCGTATGAGATTAAAATGGGGGATGAATTTTTTAGAAGACCTGGAGATCCACCTCTAGATGAAGTTATTGAGAAGCTCAACAGTGAGAAAGCGAAAGCAGAGAATGCTGATACAGAAGAAATTGATCAAAATGATAAAACGGAGTTGTAA